In the Paenibacillus pabuli genome, one interval contains:
- a CDS encoding MBL fold metallo-hydrolase gives MLNKLSESIYYLSNQNDKDRPTLGLVCGDQYSLVIDGGNSVQHAQEFLQEISRLDVPPIKYLVITHAHWDHFLGMNEFNATIIVNRLTQQMMNIWRNFSFDDHSLHEYVESNKMSSHCMEIIKNEIPMRNSYQLNDSDISFEGSLELDLGNKVCRIETIRSTHTDDSTIVYIPDEKTIFLGDSPYGTTTNSLFHYKQAMLLPMIEDIQKYDADHFLLGHESICDLDEMDVFWRELTSCNRAVTSTSLDSAITNFEKEHERTPNENEMFFLQAFVNDQRLQLQHK, from the coding sequence ATGTTAAATAAATTAAGTGAATCGATCTATTACTTATCTAACCAGAATGATAAAGATAGACCGACTTTAGGATTAGTATGTGGAGATCAATATAGTCTAGTGATCGATGGCGGGAATTCGGTTCAGCATGCCCAAGAATTTTTGCAGGAAATAAGCCGTTTAGATGTACCCCCAATTAAATATCTGGTTATCACGCATGCGCATTGGGATCATTTTTTAGGAATGAATGAATTCAATGCGACGATTATTGTTAATCGTTTAACCCAACAAATGATGAACATCTGGAGAAACTTTTCTTTTGATGACCACTCACTCCATGAATATGTCGAGTCAAACAAGATGAGTTCTCACTGTATGGAGATCATCAAGAATGAAATACCCATGAGAAACTCGTATCAATTAAATGATTCTGATATCAGTTTTGAAGGTTCTCTCGAACTTGATTTGGGCAATAAGGTCTGTAGGATTGAAACCATTCGGAGCACACATACAGATGATTCAACAATCGTATACATTCCGGATGAAAAGACTATTTTCCTTGGAGACAGCCCTTATGGAACAACAACTAATTCATTGTTTCATTACAAGCAAGCTATGTTGTTACCGATGATAGAGGATATTCAAAAGTATGATGCGGATCATTTCCTACTCGGGCATGAATCCATATGTGACCTGGATGAGATGGATGTGTTTTGGAGAGAGCTGACTTCCTGTAATAGAGCAGTGACATCTACATCATTAGATAGCGCAATAACAAACTTCGAGAAAGAACATGAGCGGACTCCCAACGAGAACGAGATGTTCTTTTTACAAGCATTTGTTAATGATCAACGATTACAGTTACAGCATAAGTAG
- a CDS encoding DUF6985 domain-containing protein, which yields MTERFHLERVGVEEPSDENRVSGYGMLELFQSEVEYRFNTEDISLEEAEWHIHDVLNRLPDDTVNDICNRAYEWKTEKMSSDTADYPAGLAEVEGRGILTFMAVGEVELYRNPADPKDKILGAILGGSTDWDTENGMGIVMLGHQVLEVREYLGYGEFAIWTESDEK from the coding sequence ATGACTGAAAGATTTCATTTGGAACGTGTTGGCGTAGAAGAGCCATCAGATGAGAATCGGGTCTCTGGATACGGGATGCTTGAGTTGTTCCAATCCGAGGTGGAGTATCGATTTAATACGGAAGACATCAGTTTAGAAGAGGCAGAGTGGCATATCCACGATGTGCTGAATCGCTTGCCGGATGACACGGTTAACGACATATGCAACCGGGCATATGAATGGAAAACAGAGAAAATGTCGAGTGATACGGCGGACTACCCTGCAGGCTTGGCCGAAGTGGAGGGCAGGGGGATTCTTACGTTCATGGCGGTTGGCGAAGTTGAACTTTATCGGAATCCGGCTGATCCGAAGGATAAGATCCTGGGAGCCATACTAGGTGGCAGCACGGATTGGGACACGGAGAACGGTATGGGAATAGTTATGCTTGGTCATCAGGTTCTTGAAGTGCGTGAGTATTTGGGGTATGGCGAATTTGCCATCTGGACTGAATCGGATGAGAAGTAA
- a CDS encoding SHOCT domain-containing protein — MKVLSTIGIVLFTLTFFMILGLGPEDPDNAAFLALLTMLYAIPFSIVVLVRANKLKKPPVNVHEQLLQLGELKEKNIITDFEFDQKKQKLLSKYK; from the coding sequence TTGAAAGTATTGTCGACCATTGGGATCGTGTTGTTCACATTAACGTTTTTTATGATACTCGGTTTAGGGCCAGAAGATCCAGATAACGCGGCATTTTTGGCGCTGTTAACCATGTTGTACGCAATACCTTTTTCAATTGTTGTTTTGGTTAGAGCTAATAAATTGAAGAAGCCGCCCGTTAATGTTCATGAACAACTTTTGCAGTTAGGTGAGTTGAAGGAAAAAAACATCATTACTGATTTTGAATTTGATCAAAAGAAACAGAAACTACTCTCTAAGTACAAGTAA
- a CDS encoding NUDIX domain-containing protein, which yields MSDYYKNLRAKIGNELIFMPGVAGIIRNEHGEILFGRKHNESTWGLIAGAIEIGETPAQAMVREAFEETGLVIESEKIIGVYGGEGQRFTYHNGHQVEYLTIVFECRIQSGQVTSNNEEMKDLQFFREHELPPLANHYPDYIFSSTQKERAHFDI from the coding sequence ATGTCTGATTACTATAAGAACCTTAGAGCTAAGATTGGGAATGAGCTCATATTTATGCCAGGTGTGGCTGGTATTATTCGAAATGAACATGGAGAGATCCTATTTGGACGTAAACATAATGAATCAACATGGGGGTTAATTGCTGGGGCAATTGAGATTGGTGAAACACCGGCACAAGCGATGGTCAGAGAAGCATTTGAGGAAACAGGTCTTGTCATTGAGTCCGAAAAGATCATTGGTGTCTACGGCGGAGAAGGTCAACGTTTTACATACCATAACGGTCATCAAGTTGAATATTTAACCATTGTATTTGAATGCAGAATCCAATCGGGACAAGTAACATCAAATAATGAAGAGATGAAGGATTTGCAATTTTTCCGGGAGCATGAACTTCCACCTTTAGCCAATCATTACCCGGATTATATTTTCAGTTCCACTCAAAAAGAACGAGCTCATTTTGATATATAA